DNA from Eubalaena glacialis isolate mEubGla1 chromosome 2, mEubGla1.1.hap2.+ XY, whole genome shotgun sequence:
gaggggcagggctcTTTGGGACCAGTGCCCCTTCTGTGTTCCTGCTGCTTCTCTCCTCCACCTGGGGTTATCACTGCCTGGCTTGTTGGGCTGGCCTGCCACACAGATTCCTGGGATACCCCCTCCCCTAACTCtggaatcagagaaagaagagaagaaagcaatTTCTTTCATGCTGCAGAAAAGGGAAATGGAGTCATGAAGAGAAGAAAACCTTTCTTCTGCTACCTGAGTAAACAGGGAGAGCATTCCTGCGTCCTTACTAGGGTTGGCGCGTCTATTCCTACTCCAGGTGATACCCCAGGTGGGGCCCGCAGGTCTGGGGGTGGGATTGGGCTTTCTGCACTCTGAATAACTGTGCAGCTCTTTCCCTGACACTCTCTAGCTTGCTGTTGCTTGCAGCAGGCAGGGTTGGTGTTCTTGGCTTCCTTTTGCAGATGAGAGTATGCAGGCCTGGAGCCACACTGCTAGTAAATGCCTTCAAGCTGGGACTTAACTCTGCTGTCAAATACTGTGCCCTTTCTGTGACACCATGAGAGAAAAGTGGCAGATCCCAGAGTAGGGggattaaaaaatgcaaaaagtaaGAAGGGGGGGCTTCACGGTGTGCACAGGCATACATCACATGCTCTGCCCAGGAGAGAGGGAAGTGGGAGTCCCTGCTTCACGGCTGGCCCCGATGCCATGTGGGCATCCCTGAAGCCTGGGAGCTGGAGAGAGGTGAGAAGCTCAGGGTGCAGAGCCACGTGCCCACTTTGCCACTCCCCCGTCTGGGCCCAAGGACTTTTCCCAGAGGCAAATCCTCTCCTTGCCCATACCTTTCCCCAGGCAGAGCCTGCTGCAAAGCTTCTGGTCACTGCTTTGCCCAGGCTGAGGACACTTTTATTCTTCCCTTAATTTCCTGTCTTTCATATAAAGGGACCCCTTAAAGCAGCCCTCAACACTGTCCCCTAAAGGTGTTTTTCCTTACATGCCCTTGCTTCTTAGCAGCCAGATCCCACACATCCTTGAAGACCATCTCAGAAGCCCTATTCTCAGAAGACCCTAGAGTCCGCCTTTCCCCACAACTCCGTTTTCTCCTCCAGGGACTGTCTCCGTTTTGTATTTAACATACCCCCAGGCGATAAACTCGACTTTTTCTGTCCCGATCTTGTTTTCCCGCTTGAGAGGGGAGGTTTCTTCCATCCAGAACCGAATTTCCGCCTCTGTATTTCCCACGGCTGGGAACACACAATACCTGGCTCACAAAAAGTCTCAGTAAATTCTGTAGTCGATACCTGACTCACTCTTTCTTCACAAATATCCATTCCAACCCTAcacaccctcccaccctctgcaGCTCTTAGGTGCTCTGACTCCCCTCCTCCGAGGcctgctccccccgcccccccagggcGGAGCAGCGGGCCGGAGGGAGAGGGGATGCGGTGGTTTTCTCACACTCTGTTGACTCGCGCTCTCTTCTTATCTCGGAAGGGCTCAGCTAGTGGTCAAGGTCAGAGCCCTGTGGTCTGGGGGTGGTTTTGTGCTCAAGAGGGAGACGGGGACCCTGGGGGACGTTTGCATGGCCCTCGCTCTTTCCGAGGTGGCGATGGGTCCTGAAACAGCGGGGAGGCGGCGCCGAGGAGTTGCTAACGCGGCTGCAGTACTCCCGGATCTTAAGGCGCCCGCTCCGGTCGCCGCGTCTCCGCACCGCCAGCTTCTCAGCCGCCGGGAGCTGGCAGGCGGGCGCGTTGTCTCGGTTGGAGACGTCCGAGATACGAGAGCGCACTCCCCCACCGCCACCCCCGCGCCGAATCAGTGTGTGCGGGAGGAACaattgtgtgtgcgtgcgtgatTCGCTACACTTCCAGTGGCGGTTCCCAGCCAGACTGAGGGCCCCCAACCCCGCACAGCGTAGGTACCCCCCCTCCCCCGATTTGGGGAGTGATTTACTCCCCGCCCGCCTTTCGCCACCACCCCCAGCTCGCTTATGGTCCAGTTCTGCCCTCATGGGGTCCCATTTCCTTCCACCCGCACCGATGGGGGCAGCCGTCGTCTTCTCCGACGGGCTCAGGGTCCCGCCAGTTTCTAGGGAGACCCGGGCACCGACTCCGGCGGGGGcggagggtggggagagaagacTGTGACTTTGGGATTGGCCCGGTCGGGTGCATGTGGCCCCCTGCGAgcagcccccgccccgcccccgctgcCGCAGCCCCAGGGAAGCGCGGAGGAGAAGCTGCTCCCCGACGTCGTGGCCCACCGAGAGGTGGGTGAAGGTCAGGGGCGGTCTCCGCCGCCCCGTCAGTTTCGGCCCTGACGGCTCAGCCCGCTTCCTGAGTAGCCATTGCCATGCAGACCCCCGAGACTGTAAAACCAGGTATCTATGCGGGCGGCGACTCCCGCGCCGCCAAGCCCCCCAAGTAAGGAGCAAGCGCCCTGGCGTGGCCCGGCCCCCGCGAGaggggaggaggcggaggagcgGCGCCAGCAGATTGAGGAGCGGCGCGCCCCGCCAGGGCTAGAGGCAGGCGCGCACGGCGGGCGCCACCGTCTCAGCAGGGGAGCGGTGCTGCCCCGGGTGCGGGTGAGTGGCGCGGCTCCCAGCCACTACGGACTGAGGGGCGCCGGACACTGGGAAAGCAGCGGGAGAGTCAGGAGGGGCCCGAGCTTCGGCTCCCGTCGTCTTGTGGCGGGCCAGGCGTGGAGCCCGGAGTAGCGAGCAACCTACACCTTCAGGCGGGAAGCCCAGGGAAGGAGCAGCGAGACGCCGGGCGTGCGGCCCAGGAGCGGCGGGGCAGCTGGAGGACAGAGTGGGAACCTCAGGACCCTCGGCCGCAGCCGCCCACGCGCGGAGGGAGCCATACCCGAGCGCCGGCGGGGGCCGGAGCCCGGCGGGGCTCAGGAACAGGGGCGCCCCCGTGCGGAGCTGCCGGGCCGCCTGGGCGCGGCGGCCGAGGCCATGCTCAAGCCCAAGGACCTGTGCCCCCGAGCGGGTACGCGTACCTTCCTGGAGGCCATGCAGGCGGGCAAAGTGCACCTGGCCCGCTTTGTGCTGGATGCGCTGGACCGCAGCATCATCGACTGCCGCGCGGAGCAGGGCCGCACGCCGCTCATGGTGGCCGTGGGCTTGCCAGACCCCGCGCTGCGCGCGCGCTTTGTGCGACTACTGCTGGAGCAGGGTGCAGCAGTGAACCTGCGGGACGAGCGCGGCCGCACGGCGCTCAGCCTGGCGTGCGAGCGCGGCCACCTGGACGCCGTGCAACTGCTGGTGCAGTTCAGCGGCGACCCCGAGGCGGCCGACTCGGCGGGCAATAGCCCGGTGATGTGGGCGGCAGCGTGCGGCCACGGGGCGGTGCTCGAGTTCCTGGTGCGCTCTTTCCGCCGCCTCGGCCTGCGCCTCGACCGCACAAACCGGGCGGGCCTCACGGCGCTGCAACTGGCCGCTGCCCGCGGCCACGGGACCTGTGTTCAGGCCCTCACCGGGCCCTGGGGCCGCGCAGCCGCTGCCGCCGCGGCCCGGGGCTCCAACTCCGACAGCCCCCCTGGCCGTCCGGCTCCCGCGCCCAGCCCGGAGCGCCGAAGACCCAGCCCCCGCCGCCTACCGCGGCCTCTCCTGGCGCGTTTTGCTCGAGCGGCCGGCGGCCATGGTCACGGCGGCGAGGCTGGCTCAGGGGGTAAGGGCTTCGGTCGGCACCGGGCGCAGGGCAGCGAGCGGCCGGAGCTGGGCCGGAGCATGAGCCTGGCGTTGGGTGCCGTGACCGAGGAGGAGGCGGCTCGACTGCGGGCGGGAGCCCTGATGGCCCAACCACACTCGCCCCAGTCTTCAGGGGCTGGGCGGTGGCGTTCGCAGGAGGTGCTGGAGGGAGCGCCCCCAACCTTAGTGCAAGTCCCCGTCGGCCTTAGCCCCCACCCCGAGGGCGCCCCCGGCTCTGGCCGCTTGGGTTTGCGCCGACGCTCCACAGCTCCAGACATCCCCAGCCTGGTCGGGGAGGCACCTGGGCCCGAGAGCGGCCCAGAATTAGAGCCCAACGCTCTGCCCCATTCGGTGCCTGGGCCTCAGCCTTGGCAGGCGGGCACGGAGGCCGTGGTGCTGCACGCTCAGCGGTAAACAGCCTCGAGGCCGAGCCCtgctccccccaccttcccctctcTGCTCCACTGGGATTTCTTTTTCCCAGGTCCCTCACTTT
Protein-coding regions in this window:
- the ANKRD63 gene encoding ankyrin repeat domain-containing protein 63; translated protein: MLKPKDLCPRAGTRTFLEAMQAGKVHLARFVLDALDRSIIDCRAEQGRTPLMVAVGLPDPALRARFVRLLLEQGAAVNLRDERGRTALSLACERGHLDAVQLLVQFSGDPEAADSAGNSPVMWAAACGHGAVLEFLVRSFRRLGLRLDRTNRAGLTALQLAAARGHGTCVQALTGPWGRAAAAAAARGSNSDSPPGRPAPAPSPERRRPSPRRLPRPLLARFARAAGGHGHGGEAGSGGKGFGRHRAQGSERPELGRSMSLALGAVTEEEAARLRAGALMAQPHSPQSSGAGRWRSQEVLEGAPPTLVQVPVGLSPHPEGAPGSGRLGLRRRSTAPDIPSLVGEAPGPESGPELEPNALPHSVPGPQPWQAGTEAVVLHAQR